In the genome of Pelagicoccus sp. SDUM812003, one region contains:
- a CDS encoding ABC transporter permease — MALLRKAPFFLGLYLLSSFLIFAAIEAIPGDPIALRFGKSVDPERVALERERLGLDRPYLWRYLASQGRFLSGDWGRSLSTGRETSEDVALFLPATIELSALAMAIGIGVGMTVALFAALGSHPWVGRLAHLLASIGLIVPIFWIGIALLMVGGLWLEWFPMGGRFDMMAVAPDGPTGLLLVDALLRADFAALAIVLRHLALPAICLSFFPAASVTSVAYARLKEPELQAFITALRSRGFGSGRILGRHLLRVAATPVVTVIGTTFGALLGGAFLTETVFSWPGIGRYLVNAILSRDVFVAQNLLTFLVLLVIVVAFVSDLLVWRLDPKRHGRKGGAS; from the coding sequence ATGGCTTTGTTGAGAAAAGCGCCCTTCTTTTTGGGACTCTACTTGCTCTCGAGCTTTCTGATTTTCGCTGCGATCGAGGCCATCCCCGGCGATCCGATAGCCCTGCGTTTCGGCAAGTCGGTGGATCCGGAAAGAGTGGCGCTGGAGCGGGAGCGGCTTGGTTTGGATCGACCTTACCTCTGGCGATACCTCGCGAGCCAGGGGCGCTTTTTATCGGGCGATTGGGGCAGGAGCCTGAGCACGGGTCGCGAAACCAGCGAAGATGTGGCCTTGTTTTTGCCAGCGACCATCGAACTGAGCGCTTTGGCGATGGCGATTGGAATCGGCGTGGGCATGACGGTCGCTCTCTTCGCAGCCTTGGGTTCTCATCCATGGGTTGGACGTCTGGCCCATCTGCTGGCGTCCATCGGACTGATCGTACCCATTTTTTGGATAGGCATTGCTTTGCTGATGGTGGGAGGGCTTTGGCTGGAATGGTTTCCTATGGGAGGACGGTTCGATATGATGGCCGTGGCGCCCGATGGACCTACGGGGCTGCTTCTTGTCGATGCCCTGCTCAGGGCGGATTTCGCCGCCTTGGCGATCGTGTTGAGGCACTTGGCTCTGCCGGCCATCTGCCTTTCGTTTTTTCCAGCTGCCAGCGTGACTTCGGTGGCTTACGCTCGCTTGAAGGAGCCCGAGTTGCAGGCCTTCATCACGGCTTTGCGCTCCCGTGGTTTCGGGAGCGGGAGAATCTTGGGGCGACATCTCCTGCGCGTCGCCGCCACGCCCGTCGTCACTGTGATCGGCACCACCTTTGGAGCCCTGTTGGGCGGGGCCTTTTTGACGGAGACGGTTTTTTCGTGGCCTGGCATCGGGCGCTACCTGGTCAACGCTATCCTTTCGCGGGATGTTTTTGTCGCTCAGAACCTGCTGACCTTTCTGGTGCTTCTGGTGATCGTGGTGGCGTTCGTTTCCGATTTGCTGGTTTGGCGGCTGGATCCGAAGCGCCATGGCCGGAAAGGGGGCGCGAGTTGA